One Pedomonas mirosovicensis genomic region harbors:
- a CDS encoding baseplate assembly protein has product MTEQTETFTAVDLSKLPAPAVVEILSYETIYAAMLARLRELLPDFDAVVESDPAVKVLEVAAYRELLLRQRINEAARAVMPAYAAGADLDNLAALLGITRLELAPGNPDLGISPTMESDTDLRRRMVLAPEGYSVAGPEGAYVFHALSADGDVLDASATSPTPGTVVVTVLSRSGDGTASAALLEAVAAKVSDEAVRPLTDQVIVQSAAIIPYEVQAEITTFSGPDGSVVLAESRRRLDDYIAASHRLGRDVTLSGLYAALHAEGVQNVRLLSPAGDIIVSRTQASWCTSVSVIHTGVGE; this is encoded by the coding sequence ATGACAGAGCAAACCGAAACCTTCACCGCCGTTGATCTCTCCAAACTGCCCGCGCCGGCTGTGGTTGAGATCTTGTCCTATGAAACCATCTACGCCGCCATGCTGGCACGGCTGCGCGAGCTGCTGCCGGACTTCGACGCGGTTGTTGAATCCGACCCTGCCGTCAAGGTGTTAGAGGTCGCCGCCTACCGGGAGCTGCTGCTGCGCCAGCGCATCAATGAGGCCGCCCGCGCCGTAATGCCCGCCTATGCGGCGGGGGCCGACCTCGACAACCTTGCCGCCCTCCTCGGCATCACGCGCTTAGAACTCGCCCCCGGTAATCCGGACCTCGGCATTTCGCCCACGATGGAAAGCGACACCGACCTGCGCCGGCGCATGGTGCTGGCCCCGGAAGGCTACTCCGTCGCCGGGCCGGAAGGGGCCTATGTTTTCCATGCGCTCTCCGCTGATGGCGACGTGCTCGACGCCTCGGCCACCAGCCCGACGCCAGGCACGGTGGTCGTGACCGTGCTGTCGCGCTCTGGCGATGGCACAGCTTCCGCCGCGCTGCTGGAAGCGGTGGCGGCCAAGGTCTCGGACGAGGCGGTGCGCCCGCTGACCGATCAGGTGATCGTGCAATCGGCCGCGATTATTCCCTATGAGGTTCAGGCCGAGATCACCACCTTCTCCGGCCCCGATGGCAGCGTCGTCCTCGCGGAGAGCCGCCGCCGGCTGGACGATTACATCGCGGCCAGCCACCGGTTGGGGCGCGACGTCACCCTCTCCGGCCTTTACGCCGCCCTGCACGCCGAGGGCGTGCAGAATGTCAGGCTGCTCTCCCCCGCCGGCGATATCATCGTCAGCCGCACGCAGGCGAGCTGGTGCACCAGCGTCAGCGTTATCCACACGGGGGTGGGCGAATGA
- a CDS encoding phage tail protein — protein sequence MNKPDLLRQHLLEALPDLPPERLTLSIGQGRTAIVQSATLSFEYRYSLTVTINDFSGGLDTIMVPVLAWLERNQPERLRQPAHEALTFEIATFDTGQTNFTIVLDLSETVLAEPREGGGYTLTYVPEPDYDPGFDNVPDTARLQTLALGDETVF from the coding sequence ATGAACAAGCCTGACCTACTCCGCCAGCATCTTTTGGAGGCGCTGCCCGACCTGCCCCCCGAACGCCTGACGCTTTCCATCGGCCAGGGGCGGACAGCCATTGTGCAGTCCGCGACCCTCAGCTTTGAGTATCGCTACAGCCTTACCGTCACCATCAACGATTTTTCCGGAGGGCTCGATACGATCATGGTGCCGGTGCTCGCCTGGCTGGAGCGCAACCAGCCCGAGCGGCTGCGCCAGCCGGCCCACGAGGCGCTCACGTTTGAGATAGCAACCTTTGATACCGGCCAAACCAATTTCACAATCGTGCTGGACCTGAGCGAGACCGTGCTGGCCGAGCCCCGTGAAGGCGGCGGGTACACCCTGACCTACGTGCCAGAGCCGGATTATGACCCCGGCTTTGACAATGTGCCCGACACGGCCCGGCTGCAAACGCTGGCGCTTGGCGATGAAACCGTGTTCTGA
- a CDS encoding glycoside hydrolase family 19 protein, translating into MISRDQSLAAQVHLTKAGYDPGLIDGIWGPRSLAAWCGYVAGRPLGALGPLLGAAMAGDFRRFSITTPLRMSHFLAQAAHETGGFRYFVELGSGDGPDPDPWDDYLQRYDYRRSLGNNAGGDGERFRGRGIFQLTGKANYVAYGARLGIDLVGQPERAAEPELAVLIACLFWADHGLNSLADQDDLEAITRRINGGLNGLASRRACLDRAKAIWGAGHGHVA; encoded by the coding sequence ATGATCTCCCGCGACCAGAGTCTCGCCGCGCAGGTCCACCTCACCAAGGCCGGCTACGATCCCGGCCTCATTGACGGCATATGGGGACCCCGAAGTCTTGCCGCCTGGTGCGGCTATGTGGCGGGCCGCCCGCTCGGCGCGCTCGGGCCATTGCTCGGCGCGGCCATGGCCGGCGATTTTCGCCGGTTCAGCATCACGACGCCCCTGCGGATGTCCCACTTCCTGGCACAGGCCGCACACGAGACCGGCGGCTTTCGCTATTTCGTCGAGCTGGGCTCGGGCGATGGGCCAGACCCCGATCCGTGGGATGATTATCTGCAGCGCTACGATTATCGCCGAAGCCTGGGCAACAATGCCGGCGGCGATGGCGAGCGGTTTCGCGGCCGGGGCATTTTCCAGTTGACCGGAAAGGCCAACTACGTGGCTTACGGCGCCCGGCTCGGGATCGATCTCGTGGGGCAGCCCGAGCGCGCGGCCGAGCCGGAATTGGCCGTGCTCATCGCCTGCCTGTTCTGGGCTGACCATGGCCTCAACTCCCTTGCCGATCAGGATGACCTGGAAGCCATCACCCGCCGGATCAACGGCGGGCTGAACGGCCTCGCCAGCCGGCGCGCCTGCCTGGATCGTGCCAAGGCCATCTGGGGTGCAGGCCATGGCCATGTTGCATAG
- a CDS encoding tail protein X has product MPLMLTATQGDTLDALLWRETGLGADALPVVLDANPGLADLGPVLPVGIGVAVPDLRPGPSSLPLIQLWD; this is encoded by the coding sequence ATGCCACTGATGCTGACCGCGACCCAAGGAGACACCCTCGATGCGCTACTTTGGCGGGAAACCGGCCTCGGTGCGGACGCTCTGCCTGTTGTGCTGGATGCCAACCCCGGACTTGCCGACCTTGGCCCTGTTCTTCCCGTCGGAATTGGCGTTGCCGTGCCGGACCTCCGCCCCGGACCGTCCAGCCTCCCCCTGATCCAGCTGTGGGATTAG
- a CDS encoding TonB-dependent receptor plug domain-containing protein, with protein sequence MISLCVSSRSVYRNHASRGVVALMLLAAVASGRASAQSQDVGIPQSGSQAGDTPNDVEPAAGIGPDTARPVPQDHYLEFKQIVVTGSNIRGIGISAGSPLTIIGRPEIESSGYATTQQILQLLPQNFGGGAAEDTSRGAEAISTLKRRTSGINLRGLGNVATLVLLNGRRMIGASDNGDIPDISLIPTSALERIEILPDGASAVYGSDAVAGVVNFILRSDYEGAETTLRYGSSTEGGVDEYQAAQTFGFKWNGGNLLLTGEYYHRDRLDSADRDFAATSDLTARGGTNWSNFYSVPGNIINPATFTPAFAIPPGQDGRNLTAADLLPGQTNFFNTRQGVDLLPRQNRYNVFGRANQELNPDLKIFAEVFFAQRKAKYHDGSQIWPVVVTPANPFWVDAFGTGQPVIVAYNFYNDRGAEAKFANQKTWQSTAGLTYDVAGDWRVNGYFTYAKSIGHLDLGSRLDQDELAAALIDPNRETALNVFGDGSANNPETIARIFSDDSYQDRVRSRYWAVNLFADGTVFEVPGGPMKVGFGGELRRERLRSVVDVDTSRFNRRVAAAFGELYVPFVGPRNAMPGIEALNVSFSLRAEKYDDKELEPVAFKRDDADTINPKIGMNWTVTPGLILQATYGTAFRAPSLGQLAQQKSLSFGPVNDPRSPTGTTQALFISGTQPDLENETADTWTLGAVIAPPSIPMLRLQGTYYNISFTNRITGAAIPTEMIANEDQYAEFITRNPSLAQLQAACAGAVLGFTPPVVCTTPDLAGVIIDLRTGNRARYTTEGLDLAASYTIDTDAAGQFNLMANANYVFNLKQSPTRVAPAIPILDTFSNPVELRVRGGVAWTSNFGLSAHLFANYTDSYRNNLAITDEKISSHTTFDLTLTYLTGDRPGTRWLRDIAVSFSATNLFDNDPPFVDVSGGYDPENFDPLGRFLSLTITKSW encoded by the coding sequence ATGATATCTCTCTGCGTCTCCTCCCGTTCCGTTTATCGCAACCACGCCTCCCGCGGTGTCGTTGCTCTCATGCTGCTGGCGGCGGTGGCGTCTGGCCGCGCTTCTGCTCAGTCGCAGGATGTGGGCATACCCCAGTCCGGTTCCCAGGCCGGGGATACGCCGAACGATGTCGAACCCGCTGCGGGAATCGGGCCAGACACTGCCCGCCCCGTCCCGCAGGACCATTATCTGGAATTCAAGCAGATCGTCGTCACCGGCTCGAACATCCGCGGCATCGGCATTTCCGCCGGCTCTCCGCTCACCATCATCGGCCGGCCGGAGATTGAAAGCTCCGGCTATGCCACCACCCAGCAGATCCTTCAGCTGCTGCCGCAGAATTTCGGCGGCGGCGCGGCGGAGGATACGTCGCGCGGGGCCGAGGCGATCTCTACGCTGAAGCGGCGCACCTCGGGCATCAACCTGAGAGGCCTGGGCAATGTCGCCACGCTTGTGCTGCTCAACGGGCGGCGCATGATCGGGGCCAGCGATAACGGCGATATTCCCGATATCTCGCTCATCCCCACCTCCGCGCTTGAGCGCATCGAAATCCTTCCCGATGGCGCATCGGCGGTGTACGGGTCCGATGCTGTGGCCGGCGTCGTCAATTTCATCCTGCGCTCGGATTACGAGGGGGCGGAGACCACCCTGCGCTATGGCTCCTCAACCGAGGGCGGGGTTGACGAATATCAGGCGGCGCAGACCTTCGGGTTTAAGTGGAACGGCGGCAACCTGCTTTTGACCGGCGAATATTATCACCGCGACCGGCTTGATTCCGCCGACCGCGATTTCGCCGCCACGTCGGACCTGACCGCGCGCGGCGGCACCAACTGGAGCAACTTCTACTCCGTTCCCGGCAATATTATTAATCCGGCAACCTTCACACCAGCCTTCGCCATTCCGCCGGGGCAGGATGGGCGCAATCTCACGGCGGCCGATCTCCTGCCGGGGCAGACCAACTTCTTCAACACCCGGCAGGGGGTTGATCTCTTGCCCCGGCAAAATCGCTATAATGTCTTCGGTCGGGCCAATCAGGAACTGAACCCGGATCTGAAAATCTTCGCTGAGGTGTTCTTCGCCCAGCGCAAGGCCAAATATCATGATGGCTCGCAGATCTGGCCGGTTGTGGTCACGCCTGCCAATCCCTTCTGGGTCGATGCGTTCGGCACCGGCCAGCCCGTCATCGTCGCCTATAATTTTTATAACGATCGAGGGGCGGAGGCCAAGTTCGCCAACCAGAAAACCTGGCAGAGCACGGCGGGCCTCACCTACGACGTCGCGGGCGACTGGCGGGTCAACGGCTATTTCACCTATGCCAAGAGCATCGGTCACCTGGATTTGGGATCGAGGCTGGATCAGGACGAGCTGGCCGCGGCGCTCATCGATCCTAACCGTGAGACGGCGCTCAATGTCTTTGGCGACGGGAGCGCGAACAACCCTGAAACCATCGCCCGTATTTTCAGCGACGACAGTTATCAGGATCGGGTGCGCTCGCGCTATTGGGCGGTCAACCTGTTTGCGGATGGCACCGTTTTCGAGGTGCCGGGCGGCCCGATGAAGGTGGGCTTTGGCGGCGAGTTGCGGCGCGAGCGGCTGCGCTCCGTGGTGGACGTGGATACCTCGCGGTTCAACCGCCGCGTGGCGGCGGCCTTCGGCGAGCTTTATGTGCCGTTTGTCGGTCCCCGCAATGCCATGCCGGGCATCGAGGCGCTCAACGTCTCCTTCTCCCTTCGGGCGGAGAAGTATGACGACAAGGAACTGGAGCCTGTTGCCTTCAAGCGGGATGACGCAGACACCATTAACCCCAAGATCGGGATGAATTGGACAGTCACGCCCGGCCTCATCCTGCAGGCCACCTACGGCACGGCCTTCCGTGCTCCCAGCCTTGGCCAGCTGGCCCAACAGAAATCGCTGTCCTTCGGCCCGGTGAACGACCCGCGCTCGCCAACAGGCACGACGCAGGCTCTCTTTATCAGCGGCACCCAGCCGGACCTTGAGAACGAGACGGCCGATACCTGGACCCTGGGCGCGGTCATCGCGCCGCCGTCCATTCCCATGCTGCGCCTGCAGGGCACCTATTATAATATCAGCTTCACCAACCGCATTACGGGCGCGGCCATTCCCACGGAGATGATCGCGAACGAGGACCAGTACGCTGAGTTTATCACGCGCAACCCCAGCCTGGCGCAGCTGCAGGCGGCCTGCGCCGGGGCTGTTCTTGGCTTCACGCCACCGGTTGTCTGCACGACGCCGGATCTGGCTGGCGTCATCATCGACCTGCGAACCGGCAACCGCGCCCGCTATACCACCGAAGGGTTGGACCTGGCCGCATCCTACACCATCGACACGGATGCTGCCGGCCAGTTCAACCTCATGGCCAACGCCAACTATGTGTTCAACCTGAAACAGTCTCCCACCCGCGTCGCACCGGCCATCCCCATTCTCGATACCTTCTCCAATCCGGTCGAGCTGCGGGTCCGGGGCGGCGTGGCATGGACCTCCAATTTCGGCCTCTCGGCCCATCTGTTTGCCAACTACACCGACTCCTACCGCAACAACCTGGCGATCACGGATGAGAAGATCAGCTCCCATACCACGTTCGATCTGACGCTCACCTACCTGACCGGCGACCGGCCGGGGACCCGCTGGCTGAGAGACATCGCCGTCAGTTTCAGCGCCACCAACCTGTTCGACAACGATCCGCCGTTTGTGGATGTGAGTGGCGGCTACGACCCGGAGAATTTCGATCCGCTGGGTCGCTTCCTGTCCCTCACCATCACCAAGAGCTGGTAG
- a CDS encoding peroxiredoxin-like family protein, producing the protein MTLQAKLDAFKADFEAGKPPYNVPPSVIETMHRATAELIASGAAQRALKAGDKAPDFTLGDPDGNPVSSATLLAAGPLVVSFYRGVWCPYCNMELQALQAALPDFRALGANLVAISPQTPVNSRKSVRQNGLDFPILSDPRNDVAAAFGLRFELPAYLIELYQGLKNDLPAFNGDPSWTLPMPARYVIAQDGTILYAEVNPDYTRRPEPEDMLPAIRQASKIAA; encoded by the coding sequence ATGACCCTGCAGGCCAAGCTCGACGCCTTCAAGGCCGATTTCGAGGCGGGCAAGCCGCCGTATAACGTGCCGCCGTCGGTTATCGAGACGATGCACCGCGCAACCGCCGAACTGATTGCCTCGGGCGCGGCCCAGCGCGCGCTGAAGGCCGGCGACAAGGCTCCCGACTTCACGCTCGGGGACCCCGATGGAAACCCGGTGTCCTCCGCCACTCTTCTGGCTGCCGGCCCGCTGGTGGTAAGCTTTTATCGCGGCGTGTGGTGCCCCTACTGCAACATGGAGTTGCAGGCACTGCAGGCAGCGCTGCCGGATTTCAGGGCGCTGGGCGCAAACCTTGTCGCCATTTCTCCCCAAACGCCGGTCAACAGCCGCAAGTCGGTACGCCAGAACGGCCTTGATTTCCCGATCCTCTCGGACCCGCGCAATGATGTGGCCGCGGCCTTCGGCCTGCGCTTCGAGCTGCCCGCCTATCTGATCGAACTTTATCAGGGCTTGAAGAACGACCTGCCCGCCTTCAATGGCGACCCGAGCTGGACGTTGCCGATGCCGGCTCGCTACGTGATCGCGCAGGACGGCACGATCCTCTATGCCGAGGTGAACCCCGACTACACCCGCCGGCCAGAACCCGAGGACATGCTGCCGGCCATTCGCCAGGCCAGCAAAATCGCCGCCTGA
- a CDS encoding LysR family transcriptional regulator, protein MDRLQAMTTFIRVVENGSFSGAARQLNVGQPAVSKTIAQLEGRLQVRLLLRSTHGLAPTEAGQRFYERALLALREVEEAELAARGAGAGLSGRLRVSAATTFARLHIIPRLPAFLARHPDLEVDVILDDRIIDLVAEGIDISLRMGTLLDSNAVARKLAASRRSVLATPAYLARAGEPQTPADLPNHQAIIYSQAASTWSFRRDSSEVSVAVRGRVRVSAAEGIRAAVLADMGLTIASDWMFAPELENGLVRRVLEPWSLPPIDLWAVFPTGRLASAKARQFASFVEAALAG, encoded by the coding sequence ATGGACCGGCTTCAGGCGATGACCACCTTCATCCGGGTGGTGGAAAACGGCTCCTTCTCCGGCGCGGCGCGGCAGTTGAATGTGGGCCAGCCGGCCGTCTCCAAGACCATCGCGCAGCTGGAGGGCCGGTTGCAGGTGCGTCTGCTGCTGCGCTCAACGCACGGCCTTGCGCCCACCGAGGCCGGCCAGCGCTTCTACGAACGCGCCCTGCTCGCCCTCCGGGAGGTGGAGGAAGCCGAGCTGGCGGCCCGCGGCGCGGGCGCAGGCCTGTCTGGGCGGTTGCGCGTGTCGGCGGCAACCACGTTCGCGCGGTTGCATATCATCCCACGCCTGCCGGCGTTTCTTGCTCGGCACCCTGATCTGGAGGTCGATGTCATCCTTGATGACCGCATCATCGATCTGGTCGCGGAGGGTATTGATATTTCCCTTCGCATGGGAACGCTGCTGGATTCCAACGCCGTTGCGCGCAAGCTTGCGGCATCGCGCCGCTCGGTGCTGGCAACGCCCGCCTATCTGGCGCGGGCGGGTGAGCCGCAGACGCCGGCTGATCTCCCCAACCACCAGGCGATCATCTACAGCCAGGCGGCAAGCACCTGGAGCTTCCGGCGCGACAGTTCGGAAGTATCGGTGGCGGTGCGGGGCCGTGTGCGGGTGAGCGCGGCCGAGGGCATCCGGGCTGCCGTGCTGGCGGACATGGGCCTGACCATCGCCTCGGACTGGATGTTCGCGCCCGAGCTGGAAAATGGGCTTGTCCGGCGCGTGCTGGAGCCGTGGTCTCTGCCGCCGATCGACCTGTGGGCGGTTTTTCCCACCGGCCGGCTCGCCAGCGCCAAGGCCCGCCAGTTCGCCAGCTTCGTCGAGGCGGCGCTTGCGGGGTAA
- a CDS encoding asparagine synthase-related protein — MYRYCAFIPKPGKAEAAARLIGACAARLAQRRPAYTPVVTTAALTVLEAPGEGTALSAHVLPAGGAVLGTLFENAAATPVGILNEATAKHLAEAGPEKLHRLVWGRYVAFLPGPEGVAVARDPTGGLDCFHVEHHDFHCFFNDAADIVSLGLAPPDINWPHVARHLQMPAKELPDTGLKHVRSLRGGDWLSITRAGVETRTFWRPEEIAARDIPTSVEAAADMLRAAVVQAVRGWGMIYGRILLLLSGGLDSAIVLAALDGAISPDDVLCLNYQSGTADSDERFYARLSCARFKADLMELEERPEAVSLREASKIHFSAQPMLILAQLARSARQAKMARAFEARAVFDGNGGDEIFGSLLHLASATDYLWMHGFNPAFLKMAHEAAQLERVSVWQVARRAVAGVRAHRAPLPSPTMDAHFIAHMRAIFPRFEHDLADMLTRPLPANVPPAKQMQINATALANRHWYPSRPHHDIETVHPLISQPVLEAIYRIPAYMFGLGGRPRGLARHAFRDMVPPQILCRLTKGGINNFTDQIVTRNFGFLRGYFLDGALVREGLLNRQAVEQAFQREGHQSRLMRTTILSALGAESWARQWSAMPPAEPLPAA, encoded by the coding sequence ATGTATCGCTATTGCGCCTTTATTCCCAAACCCGGCAAGGCAGAGGCCGCCGCCCGGTTGATCGGCGCCTGCGCCGCACGGCTGGCGCAGCGGAGGCCGGCCTATACCCCGGTCGTGACGACAGCCGCGCTGACCGTGCTGGAAGCGCCGGGCGAAGGCACCGCCCTCAGCGCCCATGTTCTTCCCGCCGGCGGGGCTGTGCTGGGCACCCTGTTCGAGAACGCAGCGGCGACACCGGTCGGCATCCTCAATGAGGCGACCGCAAAACACCTGGCCGAAGCCGGGCCGGAGAAACTGCACCGCCTGGTCTGGGGCCGGTATGTGGCTTTTCTTCCCGGCCCGGAGGGCGTTGCGGTGGCGCGCGACCCCACCGGCGGGCTGGACTGCTTCCATGTGGAGCACCATGACTTTCATTGTTTTTTCAACGATGCGGCGGACATTGTCTCCCTCGGGCTGGCGCCGCCGGATATCAACTGGCCACATGTGGCGCGGCACCTGCAAATGCCCGCAAAGGAGTTGCCGGACACCGGGCTGAAACATGTGCGCTCTCTGCGCGGGGGCGACTGGCTCAGCATCACGCGCGCCGGCGTTGAGACGCGCACCTTCTGGCGGCCGGAAGAAATTGCCGCGCGCGACATACCCACAAGCGTAGAGGCAGCGGCCGACATGCTGCGCGCCGCCGTAGTGCAGGCGGTGCGCGGCTGGGGCATGATTTACGGTCGCATTCTCTTGCTGCTTTCAGGCGGGCTGGACAGCGCCATCGTGCTGGCCGCGCTCGACGGCGCGATATCGCCGGACGACGTGCTGTGCCTCAATTACCAATCGGGCACGGCGGATTCTGACGAGCGTTTCTACGCCCGGCTATCGTGCGCGCGCTTCAAGGCGGACCTGATGGAGCTGGAAGAGCGGCCCGAGGCCGTATCGCTGCGGGAGGCCTCAAAAATTCATTTTTCCGCCCAGCCGATGCTGATCCTGGCGCAGCTGGCCCGCAGCGCCCGGCAAGCAAAAATGGCCCGGGCCTTTGAAGCCCGCGCCGTGTTCGATGGCAACGGCGGGGACGAAATTTTCGGCAGCCTGCTCCACCTGGCCAGCGCGACTGACTATCTGTGGATGCATGGGTTCAACCCCGCCTTCCTCAAGATGGCGCACGAGGCGGCGCAACTGGAGCGGGTTTCGGTGTGGCAGGTGGCCCGCCGCGCCGTGGCCGGCGTGCGGGCACACAGGGCCCCTCTCCCATCCCCCACGATGGACGCGCATTTCATCGCCCACATGCGGGCGATCTTTCCCCGGTTCGAACATGACCTTGCGGACATGCTGACCCGCCCCTTGCCGGCAAACGTGCCCCCGGCCAAGCAAATGCAGATCAATGCCACCGCCCTGGCCAATCGACATTGGTATCCGAGCCGGCCCCACCACGATATCGAGACCGTGCATCCCCTGATCTCCCAGCCGGTGCTGGAGGCGATCTACCGCATCCCCGCCTACATGTTTGGCCTGGGCGGGCGCCCGCGCGGGCTGGCGCGCCACGCCTTTCGCGACATGGTGCCGCCGCAGATTCTCTGCCGGCTCACCAAGGGCGGCATCAATAATTTCACCGACCAGATCGTCACCCGCAATTTCGGCTTTCTGCGCGGCTATTTCCTGGACGGCGCGCTGGTGCGGGAGGGGCTGCTGAACCGGCAGGCGGTGGAGCAGGCCTTCCAGAGGGAAGGCCACCAAAGCCGCCTGATGCGAACCACGATACTCAGCGCGCTGGGGGCCGAGAGCTGGGCGCGCCAGTGGTCGGCCATGCCGCCGGCCGAGCCCCTGCCCGCCGCCTGA
- a CDS encoding lasso peptide biosynthesis B2 protein has product MAVDRPFGDNRCAAACGQDAAPNVYYLRSRRPAPAPVMQLSRHCHACLADGYLVFLDLRHGAYCGLPPHQARAALALIDCDAALQAECLPAGRLEPEVVQELLDNGVVTTDPRRGKQMVTLQTVRATHEAMGSGDLRPPRVSLREAWHFLMALTSSAVLFVLLPLRALAWLERQRPRRRARRADVPAAELNRLADLFFYLAPLFYSQKDRCLFNSLVLKRFLRRHGIEARWVFGVAADPFEAHCWIQAGDTAVGDSLTRIWRLTPIMVL; this is encoded by the coding sequence ATGGCCGTTGACCGCCCCTTCGGCGATAACAGATGCGCCGCCGCCTGCGGGCAGGACGCTGCGCCCAATGTCTATTACCTGCGGAGCCGGCGCCCCGCGCCCGCCCCGGTGATGCAGCTCTCCCGCCATTGCCACGCCTGCCTCGCCGACGGCTATCTGGTTTTCCTCGACCTGCGGCACGGCGCCTATTGCGGCCTGCCTCCCCATCAAGCGCGCGCGGCCCTGGCGCTGATCGACTGCGACGCGGCGTTGCAGGCAGAGTGCCTGCCTGCCGGGCGGCTTGAGCCGGAAGTTGTGCAGGAATTGCTGGACAACGGCGTGGTGACGACGGACCCCCGCCGCGGCAAGCAGATGGTGACGCTGCAGACCGTGCGCGCCACCCACGAGGCTATGGGAAGCGGGGATCTTCGCCCGCCACGCGTTTCTCTCCGCGAGGCCTGGCATTTTCTGATGGCGCTGACCTCAAGCGCCGTTCTGTTCGTCTTGCTGCCATTGCGCGCGCTTGCCTGGCTGGAGCGGCAACGCCCGCGCCGCCGCGCCCGCCGCGCTGATGTGCCAGCGGCCGAGCTGAACCGGCTGGCGGATCTGTTTTTCTACCTCGCCCCCCTGTTCTACAGCCAGAAGGACCGCTGCCTGTTCAACAGCCTGGTGCTGAAGCGCTTCCTGCGCCGCCATGGCATCGAGGCGCGCTGGGTGTTCGGCGTGGCGGCGGACCCGTTCGAGGCCCATTGCTGGATACAGGCGGGCGACACGGCGGTGGGCGACAGCCTGACGCGCATCTGGCGCCTGACGCCGATCATGGTCCTGTGA
- a CDS encoding glutathione binding-like protein: MIDLFYWPTPNGHKITMFLEEAGLEYRILPVDIRAGDQFKPEFLAISPNNRMPAIIDHAPLDGGEPVSVFESGAILVYLGEKTGAFLPQDIRERKTALEWLFWQMGGLGPMAGQNHHFNMYAPEKIPYAIDRYVKETNRLYGVLDRRLEGRAYIAGDDYSVADMAAYPWIVPHERQGQNLNDFPNLKAWFERVKARPATIRAYAKAEEFQDKPMTEEARKILFGQTAGGPAKA, translated from the coding sequence ATGATTGACCTGTTCTATTGGCCCACGCCCAACGGGCACAAGATTACGATGTTCCTGGAGGAGGCGGGCCTGGAATACCGCATCCTTCCGGTGGACATTCGCGCCGGCGACCAGTTCAAGCCGGAATTCCTGGCCATTTCGCCCAACAACCGGATGCCGGCTATCATCGACCATGCGCCGCTGGACGGCGGCGAGCCGGTGAGCGTGTTCGAGTCTGGCGCCATTCTCGTCTATCTGGGAGAGAAGACTGGCGCCTTCCTCCCCCAGGACATTCGCGAGCGCAAGACGGCGCTGGAGTGGCTGTTCTGGCAGATGGGCGGTCTGGGGCCGATGGCGGGCCAGAACCACCACTTCAACATGTACGCGCCCGAGAAGATTCCCTACGCCATCGATCGCTACGTCAAGGAAACCAACCGCCTCTATGGCGTGCTCGACCGGCGGCTGGAAGGGCGCGCCTATATCGCGGGCGATGACTATTCGGTTGCCGACATGGCGGCCTATCCATGGATTGTCCCCCACGAGCGGCAGGGCCAGAACCTGAATGACTTCCCCAACCTGAAGGCGTGGTTCGAGCGGGTGAAGGCGCGCCCGGCGACCATTCGCGCCTACGCCAAGGCCGAGGAATTTCAGGACAAGCCGATGACCGAGGAAGCGCGCAAAATCCTGTTCGGGCAGACAGCGGGCGGCCCCGCCAAGGCCTGA
- a CDS encoding ribbon-helix-helix protein, CopG family, protein MAKVRMSIELSQEVAAFLETLAQEQCTTRTEIIRRALSVMKAYRQQQERGRRHIGFVEDPSRLDVEIVGILG, encoded by the coding sequence ATGGCCAAGGTTCGCATGAGCATCGAACTGAGCCAGGAGGTCGCCGCGTTTCTTGAGACACTGGCGCAGGAGCAGTGCACCACCCGGACCGAGATCATCCGCCGCGCCCTGTCGGTGATGAAAGCCTATCGCCAGCAGCAGGAGCGGGGACGCAGGCACATCGGTTTCGTGGAGGACCCGAGCAGGCTGGACGTGGAGATCGTCGGCATTCTGGGGTGA